From a region of the Streptacidiphilus albus JL83 genome:
- a CDS encoding N-acyl-D-amino-acid deacylase family protein, producing MATLPDLVLRGALVVDGGGGEPYRADVRTSAGRIAAIHREGDPGVRPGAARVVDADGLALAPGFIDMHAHSDLALLTDPAHEAKAAQGVTLEVLGQDGLSYAPVDDRTLPGLRRQLAGWNGEPEGLDWSWRTVGEYLDRLDAGPDGHDGMAVNAAYLVPHGTLRALVTGWEDRPATPAELLRMRELLAQGLAEGALGMSAGLTYSPGMYAGTEELVELCRVVAGAGGYFCPHHRSYGARALEAYAEMVEVARRSGCALHLAHATMNFAVNRGRGGELTALLDAAADVDLSLDSYPYLPGSTTLAALLPGWAAAGGPQQTLRRLADPAALATIRQALEVQGSDGCHGVVADWTTVQISGVRTASLRYAVGLTVAQLAERDRQSGFDAFVRLLTEDALGTTILQHVGHEENVRTIMRHPAHTGGSDGLLTGDRPHPRAYGTFPRYLGHYVREEGVLGLAECVEHLSARPARRLRLPDRGLVRQGYRADLVLFDPAGVAAGSTYEQPRTLPLGIPYVLVGGVPVIDDHRRTDATPGRTVRGGAAAR from the coding sequence ATGGCGACCTTGCCCGACCTGGTCCTGCGCGGCGCGCTGGTCGTCGACGGCGGCGGCGGCGAGCCCTACCGGGCGGACGTCCGCACCTCAGCGGGCCGGATCGCCGCGATCCACCGCGAGGGCGACCCGGGCGTGCGCCCCGGCGCGGCCCGGGTGGTGGACGCCGACGGGCTGGCGCTCGCGCCGGGCTTCATCGACATGCACGCCCACTCCGACCTGGCGCTGCTCACCGACCCGGCGCACGAGGCCAAGGCCGCCCAGGGCGTCACCCTGGAGGTGCTCGGCCAGGACGGGCTCTCCTACGCCCCCGTCGACGACCGCACCCTGCCCGGGCTGCGCCGCCAGCTGGCGGGCTGGAACGGCGAACCCGAGGGGCTGGACTGGTCCTGGCGCACTGTCGGCGAGTACCTGGACCGACTGGACGCCGGTCCCGACGGCCACGACGGCATGGCCGTCAACGCCGCCTACCTGGTCCCGCACGGCACCCTCCGGGCGCTGGTGACCGGCTGGGAGGACCGTCCGGCCACCCCCGCCGAGCTGCTGCGGATGCGGGAGCTGCTGGCCCAGGGGCTGGCCGAGGGCGCGCTGGGGATGTCCGCCGGACTCACCTACTCCCCCGGCATGTACGCCGGGACCGAGGAGCTGGTGGAGCTGTGCCGGGTGGTGGCCGGGGCCGGGGGCTACTTCTGCCCGCACCACCGCTCCTACGGCGCCCGTGCGCTGGAGGCCTACGCCGAGATGGTCGAGGTGGCCCGGCGCTCCGGCTGCGCCCTGCACCTGGCCCACGCGACCATGAACTTCGCGGTGAACCGGGGCCGGGGCGGCGAGCTGACGGCGCTGCTGGACGCCGCCGCCGACGTCGACCTGAGCCTGGACAGCTACCCCTACCTGCCAGGCTCGACCACCCTGGCGGCGCTGCTGCCCGGCTGGGCGGCGGCCGGCGGCCCGCAGCAGACCCTGCGCCGACTGGCCGATCCGGCGGCACTGGCCACGATCCGGCAGGCGCTGGAGGTCCAGGGCTCGGACGGCTGCCACGGCGTGGTCGCCGACTGGACCACGGTGCAGATCAGCGGGGTGCGCACGGCCTCGCTGCGGTACGCCGTCGGTCTGACGGTGGCCCAGCTCGCCGAGCGCGACCGGCAGTCCGGCTTCGACGCCTTCGTCCGGCTGCTGACCGAGGACGCCCTGGGCACCACCATCCTCCAGCACGTCGGGCACGAGGAGAACGTCCGCACGATCATGCGCCACCCGGCGCACACCGGCGGCAGCGACGGGCTGCTCACCGGCGACCGGCCGCACCCCCGGGCTTACGGCACCTTTCCGCGCTACCTCGGCCACTACGTCCGGGAGGAGGGCGTGCTCGGGCTGGCCGAGTGCGTCGAGCACCTCAGCGCCCGGCCGGCCCGGCGGCTGCGGCTGCCGGACCGGGGTCTGGTCCGCCAGGGCTACCGGGCCGACCTGGTGCTCTTCGACCCGGCCGGCGTCGCCGCCGGGTCGACCTACGAGCAGCCCAGGACGCTCCCGCTGGGCATCCCCTACGTACTGGTGGGCGGCGTCCCGGTGATCGACGACCACCGCCGCACCGACGCCACCCCCGGACGGACGGTCCGGGGCGGCGCAGCGGCCCGGTAG
- a CDS encoding alanine racemase has translation MDTAALQQLGSTIVDWHFKGLPAAREGRTVAELTEARLNLFEDGFSTPLLTLDADAVRHNLALMARWTAEHDLAFAPHGKTPLAPQLYRRQLDLGAWGITAAVPSHLRMYRAFGVERVFFANELVDPAALAWLAAELDAHPEFRFACYVDSARGVELMEQALTAAGGRRPVDVVVELGAQGARTGVRGIEQAVALAGAVRASSRLRLVGVAGYEGTIAHPEDDRSAVAGFLADLVALAHRLDADGGFADTDEIIVSAGGSEHFDLVAAAFTADALKLGSPVLRLLRSGAYVTHDHLHYTEITPLRSADPAERFRPALRLWAQVVSRPEPGLALLNAGKRDLPYDLGLPLPLLVRPADGGAQREAAGLTVTALADQHAFVRVAPDAELAVGDLVGLGLSHPCTSFEKWQLIPEVEADGTVTDYIRTFF, from the coding sequence ATGGACACCGCCGCCCTCCAGCAGCTCGGCAGCACCATCGTCGACTGGCACTTCAAGGGCCTGCCGGCGGCCCGGGAGGGACGCACCGTCGCCGAACTGACCGAGGCCCGGCTGAACCTCTTCGAGGACGGCTTCTCCACCCCGCTGCTGACTCTGGACGCCGACGCCGTCCGGCACAACCTCGCGCTGATGGCCCGCTGGACCGCCGAGCACGACCTGGCCTTCGCCCCGCACGGCAAGACCCCGCTGGCGCCCCAGCTCTACCGCCGCCAGCTCGACCTCGGCGCCTGGGGCATCACCGCCGCCGTCCCCTCCCACCTGCGGATGTACCGGGCCTTCGGGGTCGAGCGGGTGTTCTTCGCCAATGAGCTGGTCGACCCCGCCGCCCTGGCCTGGCTGGCCGCCGAGCTCGACGCCCACCCCGAGTTCCGCTTCGCCTGCTACGTCGACTCCGCGCGCGGGGTCGAGCTGATGGAGCAGGCCCTGACCGCGGCCGGCGGCCGGCGGCCGGTCGACGTGGTGGTCGAGCTCGGCGCGCAGGGCGCGCGCACCGGCGTGCGCGGCATCGAACAGGCCGTCGCCCTCGCCGGGGCGGTCCGGGCGAGCAGCAGGCTGCGGCTGGTCGGCGTGGCCGGCTACGAGGGCACGATCGCCCACCCCGAGGACGACCGCAGCGCGGTCGCCGGCTTCCTGGCCGACCTGGTCGCCCTGGCGCACCGGCTCGACGCCGACGGCGGCTTCGCCGACACCGACGAGATCATCGTCAGCGCCGGCGGGAGCGAGCACTTCGACCTGGTCGCCGCCGCGTTCACGGCCGACGCGCTGAAGCTCGGCAGCCCGGTGCTGCGGCTGCTGCGCAGCGGCGCCTACGTCACCCACGACCACCTCCACTACACCGAGATCACCCCGCTGCGGTCGGCCGACCCGGCCGAGCGGTTCCGGCCCGCGCTCCGGTTGTGGGCGCAGGTGGTCTCCCGGCCCGAGCCGGGCCTCGCCCTGCTCAACGCCGGCAAGCGCGACCTGCCCTACGACCTGGGGCTGCCGCTGCCGCTGCTGGTCCGCCCGGCCGACGGCGGCGCGCAGCGGGAGGCCGCCGGACTGACCGTCACCGCCCTCGCCGACCAGCACGCCTTCGTCCGGGTGGCCCCGGACGCCGAGCTCGCGGTCGGCGACCTGGTCGGGCTCGGCCTCTCCCACCCCTGCACCAGCTTCGAGAAGTGGCAGCTGATCCCGGAGGTCGAGGCCGACGGCACGGTCACCGACTACATCCGCACCTTCTTCTGA
- a CDS encoding aggregation-promoting factor C-terminal-like domain-containing protein produces MNRISVRGVAVASATAVTAVGAVVGVAHGSTQPAAQTTDIAGSTLLADIPSGVQAQTISDNIARQADAQQADATAAAQKVAAESARLAAAHTALAKADAEKAAAAAKAAAAQAAAQKAAAAEASLQQTYAPGSIQAMAESIIGNATQFSCFSNIVTHESGWDYTATNPSSGAYGLVQALPGSKMASAGADWRTNPATQIRWGVSYMDNRYGSPCGAWAYWQVNRSY; encoded by the coding sequence GTGAACCGGATCTCGGTTCGGGGTGTGGCCGTGGCCTCCGCCACCGCCGTCACTGCCGTCGGAGCCGTGGTCGGTGTTGCCCATGGCAGCACGCAGCCGGCCGCTCAGACCACCGACATCGCAGGCAGCACTCTTCTTGCCGACATCCCCTCGGGTGTCCAGGCGCAGACGATCAGCGACAACATCGCGCGACAGGCCGATGCGCAGCAGGCGGATGCCACCGCCGCGGCGCAGAAGGTAGCCGCCGAGTCCGCGCGTCTCGCCGCCGCCCACACCGCTCTGGCGAAGGCCGACGCGGAGAAGGCGGCTGCGGCTGCCAAGGCCGCTGCGGCTCAGGCCGCCGCCCAGAAGGCCGCCGCCGCCGAGGCGAGCCTGCAGCAGACCTACGCGCCCGGTTCGATCCAGGCCATGGCCGAGTCGATCATAGGCAACGCCACCCAGTTCTCCTGCTTCAGCAACATCGTCACCCACGAGAGCGGCTGGGACTACACCGCGACCAACCCCTCCTCCGGGGCGTACGGTCTGGTCCAGGCACTGCCCGGATCGAAGATGGCCTCGGCCGGCGCCGACTGGCGGACCAACCCCGCCACGCAGATACGGTGGGGTGTCAGCTACATGGACAACCGCTACGGCAGCCCGTGCGGCGCCTGGGCCTACTGGCAGGTCAACCGGTCCTACTAG
- a CDS encoding RidA family protein, which translates to MSKTTVRTDQAPTPIASFSQGSAKGGLLQVAGQVGFDPATGVPVGPGLREQIDQTLRNVQAVLEAGGSGWGDVIMTRVYLTDTAHFAELNAAYDDWFAKALPEGDFPARTTIYVGLPAGLLVEIDALAVVGS; encoded by the coding sequence ATGAGCAAGACCACCGTCCGCACCGACCAGGCCCCGACCCCGATCGCCAGTTTCTCCCAGGGCTCCGCCAAGGGCGGTCTGCTGCAGGTCGCCGGGCAGGTCGGCTTCGACCCGGCGACCGGCGTCCCGGTCGGCCCCGGCCTGCGCGAGCAGATCGACCAGACCCTGCGCAACGTCCAGGCGGTGCTGGAGGCCGGCGGTTCGGGCTGGGGCGACGTCATCATGACCCGGGTCTACCTCACCGACACCGCGCACTTCGCCGAGCTGAACGCGGCCTACGACGACTGGTTCGCCAAGGCCCTGCCGGAGGGCGACTTCCCGGCCCGGACCACCATCTACGTCGGGCTGCCGGCCGGGCTGCTGGTGGAGATCGACGCGCTGGCGGTCGTCGGTTCCTGA
- a CDS encoding PhoH family protein, which produces MVSSKSRRSLHDRRTYVLDTSVLLADPAAMTRFEEHEVVLPVVVVTELEAKRHHPELGYFARQALRLLDDYRVRYGRLDAPIPVGEVGGTIRVELNHTDPSVLPAGYRLGDSDSRILAVARNLQAEGYDVTVVSKDLPMRVKASSVGLLAEEYRAELAITSGWTGMQELAVSGEQVDALFGGGAAAEHGAGGVDIPEARDLPVHTGLVLTSERGKALGRVTPDGRVRVVRGDREVFGLRGRSAEQRIALDLLLDPDIGIISMGGRAGTGKSALALCAGLESVLERRQHRKVMVFRPLYAVGGQELGYLPGSEADKMGPWAQAVFDTLSSVTTPDVIEEILARGMLEVLPLTHIRGRSLHDAFVIVDEAQSLERNVLLTVLSRIGQGSRVVLTHDVAQRDNLRVGRYDGVVAVVEKLKGHPLFAHITLTRSERSAIAALVTEMLEDIPG; this is translated from the coding sequence GTGGTCAGCTCCAAGAGCCGCCGGAGTTTGCACGACCGGCGCACGTACGTCCTCGACACCAGCGTGCTGCTGGCAGACCCGGCCGCGATGACCCGATTCGAGGAGCACGAAGTCGTGCTCCCGGTGGTCGTGGTGACCGAGTTGGAAGCCAAGCGGCACCATCCGGAACTCGGCTACTTCGCCCGGCAGGCGCTCCGCCTGCTCGACGACTACCGGGTGCGGTACGGCCGCCTCGACGCCCCCATCCCGGTGGGCGAGGTGGGCGGCACGATCAGGGTCGAGCTGAACCACACGGACCCGTCCGTGCTCCCGGCCGGCTACCGGCTCGGGGACAGCGACAGCCGCATCCTCGCGGTGGCCCGCAACCTCCAGGCCGAGGGGTACGACGTCACCGTCGTCTCCAAGGACCTGCCGATGAGGGTGAAGGCCAGCTCGGTCGGCCTGCTGGCCGAGGAGTACCGGGCCGAACTCGCGATCACCTCCGGCTGGACCGGGATGCAGGAGCTCGCCGTCTCCGGCGAGCAGGTGGACGCCCTCTTCGGCGGGGGGGCGGCGGCCGAGCACGGGGCCGGCGGCGTGGACATCCCCGAGGCGCGGGACCTGCCGGTGCACACCGGCCTGGTGCTGACCTCCGAGCGCGGCAAGGCGCTGGGCCGGGTGACCCCGGACGGCAGGGTGCGGGTGGTCCGCGGCGACCGGGAGGTCTTCGGCCTCCGCGGGCGCAGCGCCGAGCAGCGGATCGCGCTGGATCTGCTGCTCGACCCGGACATCGGCATCATCTCGATGGGCGGCCGGGCCGGCACCGGCAAGTCCGCGCTGGCGCTCTGTGCGGGCCTGGAGTCCGTGCTGGAGCGGCGGCAGCACCGCAAGGTGATGGTCTTCCGTCCGCTGTACGCGGTCGGCGGCCAGGAGCTGGGCTACCTGCCCGGCTCCGAGGCGGACAAGATGGGGCCCTGGGCGCAGGCGGTCTTCGACACCCTCTCGTCGGTGACCACCCCGGACGTGATCGAGGAGATCCTGGCCCGGGGGATGCTGGAGGTCCTGCCGCTCACCCACATCCGCGGCCGCTCGCTGCACGACGCCTTCGTGATCGTGGACGAGGCCCAGTCGCTGGAACGCAACGTCCTGCTGACGGTGCTGTCCCGGATCGGCCAGGGCTCCCGGGTCGTGCTCACCCACGACGTGGCGCAGCGCGACAACCTGCGGGTGGGGCGCTACGACGGGGTGGTCGCGGTGGTGGAGAAGCTGAAGGGGCATCCGCTGTTCGCGCACATCACCCTGACGCGCTCGGAGCGTTCCGCGATCGCGGCCCTGGTGACCGAGATGCTGGAGGACATTCCGGGCTGA
- a CDS encoding AI-2E family transporter, with the protein MSGEERASEGRGSMVAWGAAAARKLSERLERRRRRTEQEIHLAEHRNDPPPLPVPAPAAADGGPSYPALPTSPTEAVPWSLKVAAEVVWRLLVVGVGLYVLFLVVQTLHIVALAFIAALLISALLQPTVSRLTALGLPRALAAALTFIGGLAGIGLVGWFVGWQVNTHLSEVTDKVQTGISQIHGWLTHGPMHLTDTQINEFVKQLQNAVGTNSDQITSFGFSTVGVVIEILTGVFLAAFCTFFLIYDGERIWGWILRLFPPGARMAMAGAGPRAWSTLSAYVRGTVLVAFIDSVSIGIGIYLLGVPLAPPISVLIFLGAFVPLVGALVTGTIAVLIALVTKSVFTAAMVLVVLLAVQQIEGHLLQPLILGRAVRVHPIAVVLSVTIGSIVAGIGGAVVAVPLVAVTNTTVGYLRARQRAGENVRAALIAAQTTSGSPGTAEAPPAEG; encoded by the coding sequence ATGTCCGGCGAGGAGCGCGCGAGCGAGGGGCGCGGGAGCATGGTGGCCTGGGGTGCGGCCGCCGCACGGAAGCTCTCCGAGCGCCTGGAGCGACGGCGGCGCCGGACCGAGCAGGAGATCCACCTCGCCGAGCACCGCAACGATCCGCCGCCGCTGCCCGTGCCGGCCCCGGCCGCCGCCGACGGCGGCCCGTCCTATCCGGCCCTGCCGACCAGCCCCACCGAGGCCGTGCCCTGGAGCCTGAAGGTCGCCGCCGAGGTGGTCTGGCGGCTGCTGGTCGTTGGCGTCGGCCTCTACGTCCTCTTCCTGGTGGTGCAGACCCTTCACATCGTGGCGCTGGCCTTCATCGCCGCGCTGCTGATCAGCGCGCTGCTGCAGCCGACGGTGTCCCGGCTCACCGCCCTGGGGCTGCCCCGGGCGCTGGCCGCCGCGCTGACGTTCATCGGCGGCCTGGCCGGGATCGGCCTGGTCGGCTGGTTCGTCGGCTGGCAGGTCAACACCCACCTCAGCGAGGTGACCGACAAGGTCCAGACCGGCATCTCGCAGATCCACGGCTGGCTCACCCACGGCCCGATGCACCTGACCGACACTCAGATCAACGAGTTCGTCAAGCAGCTGCAGAACGCGGTCGGCACCAACAGCGACCAGATCACCTCCTTCGGCTTCTCCACCGTCGGCGTGGTGATCGAGATCCTCACCGGGGTCTTCCTGGCCGCCTTCTGCACCTTCTTCCTGATCTACGACGGCGAGCGGATCTGGGGCTGGATCCTGCGGCTGTTCCCGCCCGGCGCCCGGATGGCGATGGCCGGGGCCGGCCCCCGGGCCTGGTCGACGCTGAGCGCCTACGTGCGCGGCACCGTGCTGGTGGCCTTCATCGACTCGGTCTCCATCGGCATCGGCATCTACCTGCTCGGGGTGCCGCTGGCGCCGCCGATCTCGGTGCTGATCTTCCTCGGCGCCTTCGTGCCGCTGGTCGGCGCGCTGGTCACCGGGACCATCGCGGTGCTGATCGCGCTGGTGACCAAGAGCGTCTTCACGGCGGCGATGGTGCTGGTGGTGCTGCTGGCGGTGCAGCAGATCGAGGGCCACCTGCTGCAGCCGCTGATCCTCGGCCGCGCGGTCCGGGTCCACCCGATCGCGGTGGTGCTGTCGGTGACCATCGGATCCATCGTGGCCGGCATCGGCGGCGCGGTCGTGGCGGTGCCGCTGGTGGCGGTGACCAACACCACCGTCGGCTACCTCAGGGCCAGGCAGCGGGCCGGCGAGAACGTGCGGGCCGCGCTGATCGCCGCGCAGACGACGTCCGGCTCCCCGGGTACGGCGGAGGCCCCGCCCGCCGAGGGCTGA
- a CDS encoding chitinase gives MPSPRRTTGVVTACATAFGLALTGLVAFTGGADAATTNLVVNPSFGTGTLANWTCDAGTGSVVSSPTYNSSPYALAAAATSSDDAQCSQTISVQPNSSYSLSSEVQGSYVYLGTTGDGTTDVSTWSSNSAWNQLSTSFTTGASTKSVTIYLHGWYGQGTYYADNVTLTGPAGSSPSPSASVSASASASASASASASPSASASASASPSASASASASASASASASPSASASSTPPSGGNKHWVTGYWQDFDNGATDQTIAAVNPAYNIIAVAFATADSAGDGGVTFSLDPTLVSKLGGYTTAQFEADIAAKHAAGDKVVLSIGGQDGTISIASSTAATNFANSAYALMKQYGFDGVDIDLENGLNPTYMTQALDQLAAKAGSGFILTMAPQTIDMLSAGSDYLATALDVKSILTIVNTQYYNSGSMNGCDGGVYSEGSVDFITSLACTAIEAGLSPSQVGIGVPASASAAGSGYVAPSVVENALNCLAKGTNCGTFKPTTLWPSIGGVMTWSTAWDASNGNQFALNEGAFVHAMP, from the coding sequence ATGCCTTCTCCCCGCCGCACGACCGGTGTTGTCACCGCCTGTGCCACTGCCTTCGGCCTCGCCCTGACCGGGCTGGTCGCCTTCACCGGCGGCGCCGACGCCGCCACCACCAACCTGGTGGTCAACCCCAGTTTCGGCACCGGCACCCTCGCCAACTGGACCTGTGACGCCGGCACCGGCAGCGTCGTCAGCAGCCCCACCTACAACTCCAGCCCGTACGCCCTGGCCGCCGCCGCCACCAGCAGCGACGACGCCCAGTGTTCGCAGACCATCAGCGTCCAGCCCAACTCCTCGTACTCGCTGAGCTCCGAGGTCCAGGGCAGCTACGTCTACCTGGGCACCACCGGCGACGGCACCACCGACGTCTCCACCTGGTCCAGCAACAGCGCCTGGAACCAGCTGAGCACCTCCTTCACCACCGGCGCCTCCACCAAGAGCGTCACCATCTACCTGCACGGCTGGTACGGCCAGGGCACCTACTACGCGGACAACGTCACGCTCACCGGCCCGGCCGGCTCCAGCCCCAGCCCGTCCGCCTCGGTCTCCGCCAGCGCCTCGGCCTCCGCCTCCGCCTCCGCCTCCGCGTCCCCCAGCGCGTCGGCCTCGGCCTCGGCCAGCCCCAGCGCCTCCGCGAGTGCCTCCGCGAGTGCCTCCGCCTCGGCGTCGGCCAGCCCCTCGGCCTCGGCCAGCTCCACCCCGCCCAGCGGCGGCAACAAGCACTGGGTGACCGGCTACTGGCAGGACTTCGACAACGGCGCGACGGACCAGACCATCGCCGCCGTCAACCCGGCGTACAACATCATCGCCGTGGCCTTCGCCACCGCCGACTCGGCCGGCGACGGCGGGGTCACCTTCTCGCTCGACCCGACCCTGGTCAGCAAGCTCGGCGGCTACACCACCGCGCAGTTCGAGGCGGACATCGCCGCCAAGCACGCGGCCGGTGACAAGGTCGTGCTGTCGATCGGCGGCCAGGACGGCACCATCAGCATCGCCAGCTCCACCGCCGCGACCAACTTCGCCAACAGCGCCTACGCGCTGATGAAGCAGTACGGCTTCGACGGGGTCGACATCGACCTGGAGAACGGCCTCAACCCGACCTACATGACCCAGGCGCTGGACCAGCTGGCCGCCAAGGCGGGCTCCGGCTTCATCCTGACCATGGCCCCGCAGACCATCGACATGCTCAGCGCCGGCTCGGACTACCTGGCCACCGCGCTGGACGTGAAGTCCATCCTGACCATCGTCAACACCCAGTACTACAACTCGGGTTCGATGAACGGCTGTGACGGCGGCGTCTACTCCGAGGGCTCCGTCGACTTCATCACCTCGCTGGCCTGCACCGCGATCGAGGCCGGGCTGAGCCCGAGCCAGGTCGGCATCGGCGTCCCGGCCTCGGCCAGCGCCGCCGGCAGCGGCTACGTCGCCCCGAGCGTCGTCGAGAACGCCCTGAACTGCCTGGCCAAGGGCACCAACTGCGGCACCTTCAAGCCGACCACCCTGTGGCCGAGCATCGGTGGCGTGATGACCTGGTCGACCGCCTGGGACGCCAGCAACGGCAACCAGTTCGCGCTGAACGAGGGCGCCTTCGTCCACGCCATGCCGTAA
- the mgrA gene encoding L-glyceraldehyde 3-phosphate reductase yields MIPAPYRADETRYNGSMAYRRTGRSGLKLPEISLGLWHNFGDDKPLETQRAILRRAFDLGVTHFDLANNYGPPYGAAEANFGRHLAADFRPYRDELVISTKAGYDMWPGPYGEWGSRKYLTASLDQSLQRMGLDYVDIFYSHRFDPETPLEETMGALASAVQQGKALYVGISSYSAENSRKAAAILRELGVPLLIHQPSYSMLNRWIEEDGLLDVLEQEGAGCIGFAPLAQGMLTDRYLHGIPEGSRASQGKSLNPAELTEQTLFKLRALNDIAAGRGQTLAQLALTWLLRDPRMTSALIGASSVAQLEANIAAVQGAPLSAEELVEIDRYATDADINIWSTSSEA; encoded by the coding sequence ATGATCCCAGCTCCGTACCGGGCCGACGAGACCCGATACAACGGCTCGATGGCGTACCGGCGGACCGGTCGCAGTGGGCTGAAGCTGCCCGAGATCTCGCTCGGCCTGTGGCACAACTTCGGCGACGACAAGCCGCTGGAGACCCAGCGCGCCATCCTCCGCCGCGCCTTCGACCTGGGCGTCACCCACTTCGACCTGGCCAACAACTACGGACCGCCGTACGGCGCGGCCGAGGCCAACTTCGGCCGGCACCTGGCCGCCGACTTCCGTCCCTACCGGGACGAGCTGGTGATCTCCACCAAGGCCGGCTACGACATGTGGCCGGGCCCCTACGGCGAGTGGGGTTCGCGCAAGTACCTGACCGCGAGCCTGGACCAGTCGCTGCAGCGGATGGGCCTGGACTACGTCGACATCTTCTACTCGCACCGCTTCGACCCGGAGACCCCGCTGGAGGAGACGATGGGCGCGCTCGCGTCCGCCGTCCAGCAGGGCAAGGCGCTGTACGTCGGCATCTCCTCCTACAGTGCGGAGAACTCCCGGAAGGCCGCGGCGATCCTGCGCGAGCTGGGCGTCCCGCTGCTGATCCACCAGCCCTCCTACTCGATGCTGAACCGCTGGATCGAGGAGGACGGGCTGCTGGACGTACTGGAGCAGGAGGGCGCGGGCTGCATCGGCTTCGCACCGCTCGCCCAGGGCATGCTCACCGACCGCTACCTGCACGGCATCCCGGAGGGCTCGCGGGCCTCCCAGGGCAAGTCGCTGAACCCGGCGGAGCTCACCGAGCAGACCCTGTTCAAGCTGCGCGCGCTCAACGACATCGCGGCCGGGCGCGGCCAGACGCTGGCCCAGCTGGCGCTGACCTGGCTGCTGCGCGACCCGCGGATGACCTCGGCGCTGATCGGCGCCTCCTCGGTGGCGCAGCTGGAGGCCAATATCGCGGCCGTCCAGGGCGCCCCGCTGAGCGCGGAGGAACTGGTCGAGATCGACCGCTATGCGACGGACGCGGACATCAATATCTGGTCCACCTCCAGCGAGGCCTGA
- a CDS encoding isoprenyl transferase: MDVGRVIRRTPVLRQLTYGLYGRRVEAHLDRTNVPRHVGVMLDGNRRWARAAGMSTVDGHRSGADKIPDFLGWCEEVGVEVVTLWLLSTDNLSRPQEEVVPLLGIIEQAVRDLVADGRWRVHPVGALDLLPAHTAAVLKEADEATAHKAGIVVNVAVGYGGRHEIAEAVRKLLQEQAALGTSVEELAEMIDVEHIARHLYTSGQPDPDLVIRTSGEQRLSGFLLWQSAHSEFYFCEAYWPAFRKVDFLRALRDYANRQRRFGG, from the coding sequence ATGGATGTCGGCAGGGTTATCCGACGTACACCTGTCCTCCGGCAGCTGACCTACGGCCTCTACGGCCGCCGGGTCGAAGCGCACCTCGACCGTACCAATGTGCCCCGCCACGTCGGCGTGATGCTCGACGGCAACCGCCGCTGGGCCCGGGCCGCCGGGATGTCCACCGTCGACGGCCACCGCTCCGGCGCCGACAAGATCCCAGACTTCCTCGGCTGGTGCGAGGAGGTCGGCGTCGAGGTGGTCACCCTGTGGCTGCTCTCCACCGACAACCTCAGCCGTCCGCAGGAGGAGGTCGTCCCGCTGCTCGGCATCATCGAGCAGGCGGTCCGCGACCTGGTCGCCGACGGCCGCTGGCGGGTGCACCCGGTCGGGGCGCTCGACCTGCTGCCCGCGCACACCGCCGCCGTCCTCAAGGAGGCCGACGAGGCGACCGCGCACAAGGCCGGCATAGTCGTCAACGTCGCCGTCGGCTACGGCGGTCGGCACGAGATCGCCGAAGCCGTCCGCAAGCTGCTGCAGGAGCAGGCCGCCCTCGGCACCTCGGTGGAGGAGCTCGCCGAGATGATCGACGTCGAGCACATCGCCCGACACCTCTACACCAGTGGCCAGCCCGACCCCGACCTGGTGATCCGGACCTCCGGCGAGCAGCGGCTGTCCGGCTTCCTGCTCTGGCAGAGCGCGCACTCGGAGTTCTACTTCTGCGAGGCGTACTGGCCGGCCTTCCGCAAGGTCGACTTCCTCCGCGCGCTGCGCGACTACGCCAACCGGCAGCGACGCTTCGGCGGCTGA